One window from the genome of Drosophila albomicans strain 15112-1751.03 chromosome 2L, ASM965048v2, whole genome shotgun sequence encodes:
- the LOC117563725 gene encoding voltage-dependent calcium channel subunit alpha-2/delta-3 isoform X2 — translation MEGKHLSCFVALLLGVLIFKMHIFPAVGDQDEDIPHNEVRNWALKFGVDLWEFGRQFTKMNEIKSRFKDNDIEVKRKDGIILLRELAAEVKNFMDFKRNAVMRLMDSAEQAALSELEGQSSSESGALGGQQHYDARRINEYNADGKLADGARHMDIRFMRRFERLPVNLSLSSILVPHGVDLDETDVKSALQWSAHLDPLFQNNLERDPALSWQYFGSSSGFLRRFPGTAWPPEGSKGSKLIHDFRTHNWFVQAASSPKDIMILLDSSSSISEKSFDLAMATAFNILDTLGEDDYVNLITFSEVVKTPVPCFKDRMVRATPDNVQEIKSAVKAIKLQDTANFTAGLEYAFSLLHKYNQSGAGSQCNQAIMLITESTSESHKEIIKQYNWPHMPVRIFTYLIGSDSGSRSNLHEMACSNKGFFVQINDFEEARRKVIDYALVMARPMIMYQADHPVHWSPVFVAGKSGGLGRDSEYQRRLVTTVSTPVFDRRNHSVRVANLLGVVGTDVPIEEIRKMIPQHKLGPNGYSFIVDNNGRVLYHPDLRPLSDGNQYIDQLRPKYASVDITELELPETEVGNEHEVVEMNKNLLNEMRGDMIRPKEGETEFTVLNHYDESKRVSTRTHRYFYGPIEDTPFTLAIVLPEKYGSHELVSQQEIRHSRNNVTEYFKGDNWRVHPDWVYCEYNSVSDLEKERESSGEYTSRDQEPSFGSPEEQVLHFLARAGRPGWKWMSVRPKSPQPHHNLHGTSSSAAHFGAQHLNVQGSRKAEPYYCDRTLIQSLVRDAMVTDGLDRNTTGTSNGKEDKQQGYQKFVVATSFVATRSGLLRWIDHIKRPEDTPEPHFSEDNVRAMDTAWYKRAVDQHTVEPDSFVYSVPFGSGYAIKSNATLVTASHAIFVEHRGHKAPAGVVGLQFQHDSLAKHFINITSTCTGMTGCKRTCASDNLDCYVLDNSGFVIISEEMEHTGKFFGQIDGTIMDSLVQDRIYKRVTVNDYQGVCSDSDNPYTAAGGILKPHRFGNWFFQHLVALSATWLSFMPASLRAWPQDDYETYDNNGDVVFIENNYSDEYEETFENEYNMQVDQEMDEFFTTADVEYTTPPPKQHKPHSGPRFTPDPQNARRCDLRTDLYMLQPERLNQGGQNNPLKGKLTNCHVSGCERPFSVQKIPHSNLILLVVDTLCPCGSKQLDIEPMEESGVVGACSTRRQSQEQESRRRPKKCINYHPEEIEIQQCGRGSTLLRMSASVVAAHLLMVTVTFVLANA, via the exons CGATTGATGGACTCGGCGGAGCAGGCGGCTCTCTCGGAGCTGGAAGGTCAGAGCAGCTCGGAGTCGGGGGCATTGGGAGGACAGCAGCATTACGATGCGAGACGCATCAATGAGTATAATGCCGATGGCAAATTGGCGGACGGAGCTCGTCACATGGATATACGATTCATGCGGCGCTTCGAGCGTCTGCCGGTGAATCTCAGTCTAAGCTCGATTCTGGTGCCGCACGGCGTCGATTTGGATGAGACGGACGTGAAGTCGGCATTGCAGTGGAGCGCCCACTTGGATCCACTCTTCCAGAACAACTTGGAGCGAGATCCGGCATTGTCCTGGCAATACTTTGGCTCCTCATCCGGTTTCCTACGTCGCTTCCCCGGCACTGCCTGGCCACCCGAGGGCTCCAAGGGCAGCAAGCTAATCCACGATTTTCGCACTCACAATTGGTTCGTGCAGGCGGCGTCTTCACCGAAGGATATT ATGATTCTGCTGGATTCCTCTTCGAGCATTTCGGAGAAGTCCTTTGATCTGGCCATGGCTACAGCATTCAACATACTCGATACTTTGGGCGAGGATGACTATGTGAATCTGATTACCTTCTCGGAGGTGGTGAAGACACCGGTGCCCTGCTTCAAGGACCGCATGGTGCGAGCTACACCCGATAATGTTCAGGAGATAAAGTCGGCCGTCAAGGCAATCAAGCTACAGGACACCGCCAACTTTACTGCAGGTCTCGAGTACGCTTTCAGTCTCTTGCATAAG TACAATCAATCGGGAGCTGGCAGCCAGTGTAATCAGGCCATCATGCTGATCACGGAGAGTACTTCGGAGTCGCACAAGGAGATCATCAAGCAGTACAATTGGCCCCACATGCCCGTCAGAATCTTTACGTATCTGATTGGCAGCGATTCGGGCAGTCGGAGCAATCTCCATGAAATGGCCTGCTCCAATAAGGGCTTCTTTGTGCAAATCAATGACTTCGAGGAGGCTCGCCGTAAGGTCATCGACTATGCGCTGGTCATGGCGCGACCCATGATCATGTATCAGGCAGATCATCCGGTGCACTGGAGCCCGGTGTTTGTGGCGGGCAAGTCAGGTGGCTTGGGACGCGATTCGGAGTATCAGCGACGTTTGGTTACGACAGTTTCAACTCCGGTCTTCGATAGACGAAATCATTCGGTGCGCGTGGCAAATCTGTTGGGAGTCGTGGGCACCGATGTGCCCATCGAGGAGATACGCAAGATGATACCTCAGCACAAGCTGGGACCGAATGGATATTCGTTTATCGTCGATAACAATGGGCGTGTGCTTTACCACCCGGATCTGCGGCCCTTGAGCGATGGCAATCAGTACATCGATCAGCTGCGACCCAAATACGCCTCTGTCGACATTACGGAGTTGGAACTGCCGGAAACGGAGGTGGGCAACGAGCACGAAGTAGTCGAAATGAACAAGAATCTTCTTAATGAG ATGCGCGGTGACATGATTCGTCCCAAGGAGGGCGAGACAGAGTTCACTGTGCTGAATCATTATGACGAGTCGAAGCGTGTCTCGACACGCACCCATCGCTACTTCTACGGCCCCATCGAGGACACGCCCTTCACGCTCGCTATTGTGCTGCCAGAGAAGTACGGAAGCCACGAGTTAGTCTCCCAACAGGAGATACGTCATTCGCGTAACAATG TTACCGAATACTTCAAGGGGGACAACTGGCGCGTACATCCCGATTGGGTCTACTGTGAGTACAATAGTGTCAGCGATTTGGAGAAAGAACGTGAGAGTTCCGGCGAATACACATCGCGCGATCAAGAGCCCAGCTTTGGCTCGCCAGAAGAGCAGGTATTGCACTTCTTGGCACGCGCTGGACGTCCTGGCTGGAAGTGGATGTCG GTTCGACCCAAGTCACCGCAACCACATCACAATTTGCATGGCACCTCATCGAGTGCTGCCCACTTTGGAGCGCAGCATCTGAATGTTCAGGGTTCTCGCAAGGCAGAGCCCTACTATTGCGATCGAACCCTCATTCAGAGCTTAGTGCGCGATGCAATGGTCACCGATGGTCTAGACCGCAACACAACTGGCACATCAAACGGGAAGGAGGACAAGCA GCAAGGCTATCAGAAATTTGTGGTTGCCACTTCATTTGTTGCCACACGCTCGGGATTACTGCGCTGGATTGATCACATTAAAAGACCTGAGGACACACCTGAACC TCACTTTAGCGAGGATAATGTCCGTGCCATGGACACAGCTTGGTACAAACGTGCCGTGGATCAGCATACTGTGGAGCCGGACAGCTTTGTGTACAGCGTACCTTTTGGCTCTGGCTATGCCATCAAATCGAATGCCACCTTGGTGACCGCATCTCACGCCATTTTCGTGGAGCATCGTGGCCACAAGGCGCCCGCTGGTGTTGTTGGTCTGCAGTTTCAACACGATTCGCTGGCCAAGCACTTCATCAACATCACATCTACT TGCACTGGAATGACGGGCTGTAAGAGAACTTGCGCCTCAGACAATCTCGATTGTTATGTGCTGGACAACAGTGGCTTTGTGATCATATCGGAGGAAATGGAGCATACTGGCAAATTCTTTGGCCAAATCGACGGCACGATAATGGATTCTTTGGTACAGGATCGCATCTACAAGCGTGTCACTGTGAACGACTATCAGGGCGTTTGTTCCGACTCCGACAATCCCTACACTGCAGCTGGAGGTATTTTGAAGCCACATCGCTTCGGCAACTGGTTCTTTCAACACTTGGTGGCACTCAGCGCCACTTGGCTCTCGTTTATGCCTGCCTCGCTGCGTGCCTGGCCCCAGGATGATTATGAGACTTATGATAACAATGGTGACGTGGTTTTCATTGAGAACAATTATTCGGACGAGTATGAGGAGACttttgaaaatgaatacaaTATGCAAGTGGATCAGGAAATGGATGAGTTCTTTACCACAGCCGATGTG gAGTACACAACACCACCACCGAAACAACACAAGCCACACAGTGGGCCTAGATTCACTCCTGATCCACAGAATGCACGACGCTGCGATCTGCGAACCGATCTTTACATGTTGCAGCCAGAGCGCCTCAACCAAGGTGGTCAGAACAATCCTCTGAAG GGAAAGCTAACCAATTGCCACGTTTCGGGTTGCGAACGACCATTTAGTGTGCAGAAGATTCCGCATAGCAATCTGATACTGCTGGTAGTGGACACACTGTGTCCATGCGGTTCCAAGCAGCTGGACATCGAGCCCATGGAGGAATCAGGTGTTGTGG GCGCCTGCAGCACGCGTCGTCAGAGCCAGGAGCAGGAGTCGCGCCGTCGGCCCAAGAAGTGCATCAACTATCATCCCGAAGAAATCGAGATACAGCAGTGTGGCCGGGGCAGCACCTTGTTGCGCATGTCAGCCTCGGTTGTAGCGGCGCATCTTCTCATGGTCACCGTGACCTTTGTGTTGGCCAACGCGTGA
- the LOC117563725 gene encoding voltage-dependent calcium channel subunit alpha-2/delta-3 isoform X1, whose translation MEGKHLSCFVALLLGVLIFKMHIFPAVGDQDEDIPHNEVRNWALKFGVDLWEFGRQFTKMNEIKSRFKDNDIEVKRKDGIILLRELAAEVKNFMDFKRNAVMRLMDSAEQAALSELEGQSSSESGALGGQQHYDARRINEYNADGKLADGARHMDIRFMRRFERLPVNLSLSSILVPHGVDLDETDVKSALQWSAHLDPLFQNNLERDPALSWQYFGSSSGFLRRFPGTAWPPEGSKGSKLIHDFRTHNWFVQAASSPKDIMILLDSSSSISEKSFDLAMATAFNILDTLGEDDYVNLITFSEVVKTPVPCFKDRMVRATPDNVQEIKSAVKAIKLQDTANFTAGLEYAFSLLHKYNQSGAGSQCNQAIMLITESTSESHKEIIKQYNWPHMPVRIFTYLIGSDSGSRSNLHEMACSNKGFFVQINDFEEARRKVIDYALVMARPMIMYQADHPVHWSPVFVAGKSGGLGRDSEYQRRLVTTVSTPVFDRRNHSVRVANLLGVVGTDVPIEEIRKMIPQHKLGPNGYSFIVDNNGRVLYHPDLRPLSDGNQYIDQLRPKYASVDITELELPETEVGNEHEVVEMNKNLLNEMRGDMIRPKEGETEFTVLNHYDESKRVSTRTHRYFYGPIEDTPFTLAIVLPEKYGSHELVSQQEIRHSRNNVTEYFKGDNWRVHPDWVYCEYNSVSDLEKERESSGEYTSRDQEPSFGSPEEQVLHFLARAGRPGWKWMSVRPKSPQPHHNLHGTSSSAAHFGAQHLNVQGSRKAEPYYCDRTLIQSLVRDAMVTDGLDRNTTGTSNGKEDKHPIATLMAILKRQGYQKFVVATSFVATRSGLLRWIDHIKRPEDTPEPHFSEDNVRAMDTAWYKRAVDQHTVEPDSFVYSVPFGSGYAIKSNATLVTASHAIFVEHRGHKAPAGVVGLQFQHDSLAKHFINITSTCTGMTGCKRTCASDNLDCYVLDNSGFVIISEEMEHTGKFFGQIDGTIMDSLVQDRIYKRVTVNDYQGVCSDSDNPYTAAGGILKPHRFGNWFFQHLVALSATWLSFMPASLRAWPQDDYETYDNNGDVVFIENNYSDEYEETFENEYNMQVDQEMDEFFTTADVEYTTPPPKQHKPHSGPRFTPDPQNARRCDLRTDLYMLQPERLNQGGQNNPLKGKLTNCHVSGCERPFSVQKIPHSNLILLVVDTLCPCGSKQLDIEPMEESGVVGACSTRRQSQEQESRRRPKKCINYHPEEIEIQQCGRGSTLLRMSASVVAAHLLMVTVTFVLANA comes from the exons CGATTGATGGACTCGGCGGAGCAGGCGGCTCTCTCGGAGCTGGAAGGTCAGAGCAGCTCGGAGTCGGGGGCATTGGGAGGACAGCAGCATTACGATGCGAGACGCATCAATGAGTATAATGCCGATGGCAAATTGGCGGACGGAGCTCGTCACATGGATATACGATTCATGCGGCGCTTCGAGCGTCTGCCGGTGAATCTCAGTCTAAGCTCGATTCTGGTGCCGCACGGCGTCGATTTGGATGAGACGGACGTGAAGTCGGCATTGCAGTGGAGCGCCCACTTGGATCCACTCTTCCAGAACAACTTGGAGCGAGATCCGGCATTGTCCTGGCAATACTTTGGCTCCTCATCCGGTTTCCTACGTCGCTTCCCCGGCACTGCCTGGCCACCCGAGGGCTCCAAGGGCAGCAAGCTAATCCACGATTTTCGCACTCACAATTGGTTCGTGCAGGCGGCGTCTTCACCGAAGGATATT ATGATTCTGCTGGATTCCTCTTCGAGCATTTCGGAGAAGTCCTTTGATCTGGCCATGGCTACAGCATTCAACATACTCGATACTTTGGGCGAGGATGACTATGTGAATCTGATTACCTTCTCGGAGGTGGTGAAGACACCGGTGCCCTGCTTCAAGGACCGCATGGTGCGAGCTACACCCGATAATGTTCAGGAGATAAAGTCGGCCGTCAAGGCAATCAAGCTACAGGACACCGCCAACTTTACTGCAGGTCTCGAGTACGCTTTCAGTCTCTTGCATAAG TACAATCAATCGGGAGCTGGCAGCCAGTGTAATCAGGCCATCATGCTGATCACGGAGAGTACTTCGGAGTCGCACAAGGAGATCATCAAGCAGTACAATTGGCCCCACATGCCCGTCAGAATCTTTACGTATCTGATTGGCAGCGATTCGGGCAGTCGGAGCAATCTCCATGAAATGGCCTGCTCCAATAAGGGCTTCTTTGTGCAAATCAATGACTTCGAGGAGGCTCGCCGTAAGGTCATCGACTATGCGCTGGTCATGGCGCGACCCATGATCATGTATCAGGCAGATCATCCGGTGCACTGGAGCCCGGTGTTTGTGGCGGGCAAGTCAGGTGGCTTGGGACGCGATTCGGAGTATCAGCGACGTTTGGTTACGACAGTTTCAACTCCGGTCTTCGATAGACGAAATCATTCGGTGCGCGTGGCAAATCTGTTGGGAGTCGTGGGCACCGATGTGCCCATCGAGGAGATACGCAAGATGATACCTCAGCACAAGCTGGGACCGAATGGATATTCGTTTATCGTCGATAACAATGGGCGTGTGCTTTACCACCCGGATCTGCGGCCCTTGAGCGATGGCAATCAGTACATCGATCAGCTGCGACCCAAATACGCCTCTGTCGACATTACGGAGTTGGAACTGCCGGAAACGGAGGTGGGCAACGAGCACGAAGTAGTCGAAATGAACAAGAATCTTCTTAATGAG ATGCGCGGTGACATGATTCGTCCCAAGGAGGGCGAGACAGAGTTCACTGTGCTGAATCATTATGACGAGTCGAAGCGTGTCTCGACACGCACCCATCGCTACTTCTACGGCCCCATCGAGGACACGCCCTTCACGCTCGCTATTGTGCTGCCAGAGAAGTACGGAAGCCACGAGTTAGTCTCCCAACAGGAGATACGTCATTCGCGTAACAATG TTACCGAATACTTCAAGGGGGACAACTGGCGCGTACATCCCGATTGGGTCTACTGTGAGTACAATAGTGTCAGCGATTTGGAGAAAGAACGTGAGAGTTCCGGCGAATACACATCGCGCGATCAAGAGCCCAGCTTTGGCTCGCCAGAAGAGCAGGTATTGCACTTCTTGGCACGCGCTGGACGTCCTGGCTGGAAGTGGATGTCG GTTCGACCCAAGTCACCGCAACCACATCACAATTTGCATGGCACCTCATCGAGTGCTGCCCACTTTGGAGCGCAGCATCTGAATGTTCAGGGTTCTCGCAAGGCAGAGCCCTACTATTGCGATCGAACCCTCATTCAGAGCTTAGTGCGCGATGCAATGGTCACCGATGGTCTAGACCGCAACACAACTGGCACATCAAACGGGAAGGAGGACAAGCA tcCAATCGCCACATTGATGGCAATTTTAAAGAG GCAAGGCTATCAGAAATTTGTGGTTGCCACTTCATTTGTTGCCACACGCTCGGGATTACTGCGCTGGATTGATCACATTAAAAGACCTGAGGACACACCTGAACC TCACTTTAGCGAGGATAATGTCCGTGCCATGGACACAGCTTGGTACAAACGTGCCGTGGATCAGCATACTGTGGAGCCGGACAGCTTTGTGTACAGCGTACCTTTTGGCTCTGGCTATGCCATCAAATCGAATGCCACCTTGGTGACCGCATCTCACGCCATTTTCGTGGAGCATCGTGGCCACAAGGCGCCCGCTGGTGTTGTTGGTCTGCAGTTTCAACACGATTCGCTGGCCAAGCACTTCATCAACATCACATCTACT TGCACTGGAATGACGGGCTGTAAGAGAACTTGCGCCTCAGACAATCTCGATTGTTATGTGCTGGACAACAGTGGCTTTGTGATCATATCGGAGGAAATGGAGCATACTGGCAAATTCTTTGGCCAAATCGACGGCACGATAATGGATTCTTTGGTACAGGATCGCATCTACAAGCGTGTCACTGTGAACGACTATCAGGGCGTTTGTTCCGACTCCGACAATCCCTACACTGCAGCTGGAGGTATTTTGAAGCCACATCGCTTCGGCAACTGGTTCTTTCAACACTTGGTGGCACTCAGCGCCACTTGGCTCTCGTTTATGCCTGCCTCGCTGCGTGCCTGGCCCCAGGATGATTATGAGACTTATGATAACAATGGTGACGTGGTTTTCATTGAGAACAATTATTCGGACGAGTATGAGGAGACttttgaaaatgaatacaaTATGCAAGTGGATCAGGAAATGGATGAGTTCTTTACCACAGCCGATGTG gAGTACACAACACCACCACCGAAACAACACAAGCCACACAGTGGGCCTAGATTCACTCCTGATCCACAGAATGCACGACGCTGCGATCTGCGAACCGATCTTTACATGTTGCAGCCAGAGCGCCTCAACCAAGGTGGTCAGAACAATCCTCTGAAG GGAAAGCTAACCAATTGCCACGTTTCGGGTTGCGAACGACCATTTAGTGTGCAGAAGATTCCGCATAGCAATCTGATACTGCTGGTAGTGGACACACTGTGTCCATGCGGTTCCAAGCAGCTGGACATCGAGCCCATGGAGGAATCAGGTGTTGTGG GCGCCTGCAGCACGCGTCGTCAGAGCCAGGAGCAGGAGTCGCGCCGTCGGCCCAAGAAGTGCATCAACTATCATCCCGAAGAAATCGAGATACAGCAGTGTGGCCGGGGCAGCACCTTGTTGCGCATGTCAGCCTCGGTTGTAGCGGCGCATCTTCTCATGGTCACCGTGACCTTTGTGTTGGCCAACGCGTGA